The sequence GATGGCGATCTCCGAGATGCAGGAGCGGCACGACCACCCGGCCGTGCTGCGCGACCTGTTGGAGATCGACCACGCCAACTCCCAGTTCGGGCGCCGGGCCCAGGCCGTCGCGGTGCTCTGCGGTTCCTGGCCGGGCCGCCAGCGCGCCGCCTCCTCGCTGAGCGACGTGGTGCGCGGGGCCAAGTCCCGGATCCGCGACTACAAGCGGGTCGAGGTCCGGACCCAGATCGAACTGGCCGTGATCAGCCGGGTGGTCGAGCCGGTGGTGCTCGCGGTGGCCGAACTGCTGGACAACGCGGCCCGGCACTCGCAGCCGAACACCACGGTCGAGGTCAACCTGCAGCCGGCGCACAACGGCGCCTGCATCGTGATCGACGACGCCGGGGTCGGGATGGACCCGCGCGAGGCCCAGCTGGCCGGCCAACTGCTCTCCGGCCGGCGCTCGGTGGACGTCACCCGGCTCGGCGACCCGCCGCAGTTCGGCTTCCCGGTGATCGGCGTGCTCTCCGCGCGGTACGGATTCAGCGTCTCGGTCGACACCCGCTCGCCGTACGGCGGTGTGCGCGCGGTGGTCTTCCTGCCGACCGCGCTGCTCACCCAGCTGGCGCCGGCGCCGGCGGTGTACCTCCCGACCGCGGCCCCCGTACGGCAGGTGGCCGCGCCCGTCCCCGCTGCCGCCCCGGCCGTCGTACCCGCCACCGTCCCGGCCGTCGTACCCGCCACCGTCCCCGCCCCAGTCCCTGCCCCGGCCGCCGCCGAGGCGATGCCGCCCGTACCCCGGACGGCCGGCGGCCTGCCCAAGCGACGGCGTCGCGAGCCGCTGGAGGCGGCCGCCGCGGCCGCGCCGGTTACCACCGAGGCCAGGGGGCTGCCCGAGGCCGGGCTCCCCGAGGACTGGACCCGCGACGCCGAGGCCACCGCCCGCCGACTGGGCGCCTTCGCCCGCGGCACCCGAGCCGGCCGGGACTCCGACCCCTCCGCCCCTTCACCCCACTGACGCGCAACTGACTCGCTAGGAGCCCTCGTTGAACAGCCACCCGACCAACGATCTCGGTTGGATGCTCGATGACGTCCTGCTTGTTCCCGAGGCCCGACACGCCATCCTGCTCTCCGCCGACGGCTTGCTGCGCGCCCACTCGGCCGGCATCACCAAGGACGAGGCGGACCGCCAGGCGGCGGCACTGTCCGGCGTCCAGTCGATCAGCCGCAGCACCTCCGGCTTCCTCGACACCGAGCCGACCCCTTGGCGGCAGACCCTGATCGAGTTCGCCGGCGGCTACGTCTTCCTGGTCGCGGCCGGCCCCGGCGCCTATCTGGCGGTCTCGGCCGGGGAGGCGGTGGACATGGAGGCGGTCAGCTACCGGATGCAGAAGCTGGTGGACCGGCTCGGCCGGGAGTTGACCGCACCGCCCAGGCAGGACGCGGAAGCGGGAGCGCTGCGGTGAGCCGCGCGCGGGGCCACGAACGGGGCCTGGTGCGGCCGTATGTGGTGACCAACGGGCGCTCCGAGCCCACCCGCAACACCTTCGACCTGGTCACCCTGGTCACCGCGGTGCCGGACCGGCCGGTGCAGGGTCTCAGCCCCGAGCAGCGGCGGCTGGTGGACCTGTGCGCACACGGCGCGCTCTCGCTCGCCGAGGTGGCCGCGCACCTGCGGCTGCCGGTCAGTGTCACCAAGGTGCTGCTCGGCGACCTGGTCGACAGCGGCCACCTGCTCACCAGGGCCGCCGTCCCGCGCGCCCAACTCCCCACGTCCCAGCTGCTCCAGGAGGTGCTGGATGGTCTCCGCGCCCGGCTCTGAAGTCGGTCACCCGAGCGAGGTCGGTTACTCGGGCGAGATCGGTTACCCGAGCGAGGTCGGCTACCCGGGCGTCGGTCACCCGGGCCAGGTCCGCTACCTGGGCGAGGGCGTGCAGACCGCCGTCAAGCTGCTGATCACCGGCCACTTCGCGGTCGGCAAGACCACCTTCGTCGGCACCCTCTCGGAGATCGAACCGCTGCGCACCGAGGAGCCGATGACCCAGGCCGGCGCACAGGTGGACGACCTGACCGGGGTGCCGGAGAAGGAGACCACCACGGTCGCGATGGACTTCGGGCGACTGACCCTCAGTCAGTCCCTGGTGCTGTACCTGTTCGGCGCGCCCGGTCAGCAGCGCTTCACACCGCTGTGGCGGGACATGACCCTGGGCGCGCTCGGCGCCCTGGTGCTCGCCGACACCCGGCGCCTGGAGCACTCCTTCCCGGTGATGGACCTGCTGGAGGAGCACGGGCTCCCGTACGCGGTGGCGGTCAACCGCTTCGCCGGCTCGCCCGACTTCGCCGAGGCCGAACTGCGCGAGGCCCTCGACCTGCTGCCCAGCACCCCGCTGGTCAGCTGTGACGCCCGCGATCCGCAGTCCGCCACCCGGGCGCTGGTCTCACTCGTCCAGTACCTGCTCACTCGATCCCCAGCAGCGGAGCCAGTGTGAACGCCCCCTCCCCTCCCCCCGGTTGCCCCGCGCACCAGCCCGGCGGCACCGGATTCCCGCTCCACGGCCAGGAGTTCGCCACCGACCCGGTCGGCGTCTACGCCAACCTCCGCGCCGCGTACGGGCAGCTCGCGCCGGTCGAGCTCTACCCGGGCGCGACCGCCACCCTGGTGCTCTCCTACCGGGCCTGCCTGGACGTGCTGCGCACCCCGGAGACCTTCTCCAAGGACCCGCGCCGCTGGAAGGGCCTGGCGGACGGACGGGTGACCCCGGACAACCCGGCCGTGCCGATGATGGCCTACCGCCCCAACGCCCTGTTCACCGACGGCGACACGCACGACCGGCTGCGCGGCGCGGTCAACGACTCGCTGGACCGGATCGACCCGAACGCGCTGCGCGCCTACGTCGAGCGCAGCGCCGACCGGCTGATCGACGCCTTCGCCGGCCACGGCGAGGCCGACCTGGTGGCCGACTACGCGCGGCCGCTGCCGCTCCTGATCTTCAACGAACTCTTCGGCTCCCCCGCCGAGTTCGGCGACCGGCTGGTGCGCGGCATGTCCGGCATCTTCGACGGGATCGACGCCGAGCGGGCCAACGCCGAGCTGACCGCCACCCTGCTGGAGCTGGTCGCGATCAAGCGGGCCCAGCCGGGCGCGGACGTGACCAGCTGGCTGATGGCCCACCCCGCCGCGTTGGACGACGAGGAGATGCTGCACCACCTGGTGCTGCTGATGGGCGCGGGCACCGAGCCGCAGCTCAACCTGATCAGCAACACGCTGCGGCTGCTGCTCTCCGACGACCGCTTCGCCGGCGACCTGGCCGGCGGCAACCTGCCGGTCGAGGACGCGCTGGACGAGGTGCTCTGGACCGACCCGCCGATGGCCAACTACGCCGTCCACTACCCGGTGCGGGACGTCGAACTGGCGGGCGTCCGGCTGCCCGAGGGCGAACCGCTGGTGATCAGCTTCGCGGCCGCCAACACCGATCCGGCCCTGGCCGGCAGCACCCGCACCGGCAACCGGGCCCACCTGGCCTGGAGCGCGGGCCCGCACGCCTGCCCGGCCCAGGGACACGCCCGGCTGATCGCCTCGGTCGCCGTGGAGCGACTGCTCGACCGGCTCCCGGACCTCGAACTGGCCGGCAAGGCCGACGAACTGGTCTGGCGCCCCGGCCCGTTCCACCGCGCGCTGGCCGCCCTGCCGGTGCGGTTCCCACCGGCCACCGTGACCACGGTGCTCGCGACACAGACGCCCACGGTGCTCGCAGCACCGACCGAAACTGACGACACTCCAGGAGGCCGTACATGGAACCCGACCGCTGCCCCTTCCGACTCGACCCCAGCGGTAGCGACCTCCCCGGCGAAAACCGGCGCCTCTACCAGGACGGGCCGGTGGCCCAGGTGGAGCTCCCTGGCGGCGTGGTGGCGTGGGCGGTAGGCAGCCAGCAGCTGGTCAAGCAGCTGCTGGCGGACCCGCGGGTCTCCAAGAACGCCCGGCAGCACTGGACCGCCTACATCAACGGTGAGATACCCGCGGACTGGCCGCTGAACATCTGGGTCTCGGTGGAGAACATGTTCACCGCCTACGGCACCGAGCACCGGCGGCTGCGCCGGCTGGTCGCCGGGGCCTTCACCGCCCGGCGCAGCGAGGCACTGCGCCCGCAGGTCCAGCAGATCGTCACCGGCCTGCTGGACGGCCTGGACGCCGTCCCGGCCGGCAGCACCGTCGACCTGCGCGAGCAGTACGCCTACCCGATCCCGATCCAGGTGATCTGCGACCTGTTCGGGGTCCCGGACGACCTGCAGCCCGGCCTGCGGGACTGCGTGGACGCCATCTTCGACACCACGATCAGCGCCGAGGCGGCCCAGGCCAACGGTGAGGAGGTGTTCCGGATCCTGGCCGAGCTGGTCGCCCGCAAGCGCAAGGAGCCGGGCGACGACCTGACCAGCGTGCTGATCACCACCCGGGACGACGAGGCGGAGGGGGACGGCGCCCAGCTCACCGAGCTGGAGCTGGTCGGCACCCTGCTGCTGATGCTGGGCGCCGGGCACGAGACCACCGTCAACCTGCTGGACAACGCGATCCACCTGCTGCTCACCCACCCCGAGCAGCTGGCCCTGGTCCGCGCCGGCCGGGCCTCCTGGAACGACGTGATCGAGGAGACCCTGCGGGTGGCGGCGCCGGTGGCCAACCTGCCGCTGCGCTACGCGGTGGAGGACATCCAGGCGGGCGACGTGCTGATCCGCAAGGGCGAGGCGATCCTGGCCGGTTACGCGGCCGCCGGGCGTGACGAGGCGGTGCACGGCCCCGATGCGGCCGAGTTCGACCTGCTGCGCGCCGGCAAGGACCACGTCTCCTTCGGCCACGGCGCACACTTCTGCCTGGGCGCCCCGCTGGCCCGGATCGAGGCCGAGATCGCGCTCCCGGCGCTCTTCGACCGCTTCCCGGAACTGGCGCTGGCCGATGTCGAGTTGAAGCCGGTGGAGTCCTTCATCTCGAACGGTCACCGGAACCTGCCGGTGGTGCTGCGGAAGGCGTAGCGGCACTGCTCTGCCTCCTGACGGGGCGTCTGGTCTTTGGACCGGGCGCCCCGTTGCTGTATTCCGCTGCCTCTCACCGCTGTCTCGCTGCTTGACAGGGCGGCTCGTCATCGGCAGGCTGTCTTACTGTCGTAAGACAATAGGAGAACAACTGGTGATCGAGTTCGTGCTCGACGGCCGCTCGCGGGTGGCCACCTACATGCAGCTGGTTCTGCAGGTCAAACAGGCCCTACGGGTCGGCCTGGCCCAGCCCGGCGACCAACTGCCCAAGGTGCGCTCGGTGGCCCAGGCACTGGCGATCAACCCGAACACCGTCCTCAAGGCCTACCGGGAGCTGGAACTCGAAGGCCTGGCCGAGGGCCGACCGGGCGTGGGCACCTTCCTGGTCGGCTCGCTGGCCGGCCCCGCCCTGGCCCACCACGCCGGCCTGCGCGAGGACTTGGTGCTCTGGCTGCGCCGGGCCGAGGCCGCGGGCCTGGCCCACGAGGACATCGCCGCCCTGATCGACACCACCATGCGCGCCACTCTCGACCCGTAACGCCCCTCAACGAACGCGGGAGCACACATGACGGACATCGCGTTGGAGATCGACGCGCTGGGCAAGCGCTACGGACGCACCTGGGCCCTGCAGGACTGCTCACTGCAGCTGCCGGCCGGGCGGATCGCCGCCCTGGTCGGCCCGAACGGCGCCGGCAAGAGCACCCTGCTGCACCTCGCGGTCGGTCTGCTGAAGCCCGACGCCGGACAGCTGCAGGTCTTCGGCCAGGACCCGCGCGGCAACACCGCGACCCTGGCCGAGATCGGCTTCGTCGCCCAGGACACCCCGCTCTACCGGGACTTCACCGCCAGCGACCTTCTCACCATGGGCGGCAAGCTCAACCGCCGCTGGGACGGCGCACTGGCCCGCGACCGACTCGCGCAGCTCGGCATCGCCACCGACAAGCCGGTCGGCCGCCTCTCCGGCGGCCAGCGGGCCCAGGTCGCGCTCGCCCTGGCGCTGGCCAAACTCCCCCGGCTGCTGCTGCTCGACGAGCCGATAGCCGCCCTCGACCCCCTCGCCCGACACGAGTTCATGCAGGCGCTGATGGGCGCCGTCGCCGAGACCGGCACCACGGTGCTGCTCTCCTCGCACCTGCTCGCCGACCTGGAACGCGCCTGCGACCACCTGATCGTGCTGCAGACCGCCCGGGTCCAACTGGCCGGGGAGGTCGACGAACTGCTCGCCCGACACCGCACCCTGGTCGGCCCCCGCACCGACGGCGCACCGATCCCCGGCGTGGCGCAGGTCGTCCGGGCCAGCCACACCGACCGGCAGTCCACCCTGCTGGTGCGCACCGACGGCTCGCCGATCGACTCGGCCTGGATCGTGCACGACGTCACCCTGGAAGACCTGGTTCTCGCCTACCTCGCCGCCGCCGAGACCCGCGCGGCCGCCCGCACCGCCTCGGGAGTGCTCGCATGATCTGGCTGACCTGGCGTCAACACCGCAAGCAGGCCCTGTTCACGGCCATCGCACTGCTGCTGATCAGCGCCGCCCTGGTGCCCACCGGCCTGCAGATGCACAACTTCTTCGACAGCTCCGGCCTGGCCGCCTGCCGCTCCGCCCTCGGCTCCGCCGACCTGATCCCCGCCACCACCCACCAGTGCGGCAGCGTGCAGCAGCAGTTCACCAACAGGTTCGGCACCCTGCCCGTGGTGGCGGTCCTGCTGCTCCTGCTTCCCCTGCTGGTCGGCCTCTTCTTCGGCGCCCCGCTGGTCTCCCGCGAGGTCGAGCAGGGCACCCACCGGCTGGTCTGGACCCAGGGCGTCAGCCGCAGCCACTGGGCGCTGGTCAAGTTCGGCCTGATCGGCGCCGTGGGCCTGGTGGTCGCCACCGGCTACGCACTGCTCGTCTCCTGGTGGATCGAGCCACTGGCCATCACCGGCCCGGGTCGGTTCGCCTACGGCTACTTCGACGTCCAGGGCATCGCGCCGATCGGCTACACCCTCTTCGCGCTGGCGCTGGGCATCTTCGCGGGCAGCGTCTGGCACAAGGTGTTGCCGGCGATGGCGGCCACCTTGGGCGGGTACGCGCTGGTCCGAGTGCTGATCGAGGTCGTGCTGCGACCCCACTACGCGACCGCCAAGGTGCTGACCTACGCGGTGGACAGTCCGGTGCTGGTCAATCGCCTCTCCGGTTCCTGGGTCTACTCCGAAGGCGTGCGCACCGCGGCCGACAAGCTCATTCTCCGCGACGGCCAGATCGGCTGCCAGGCCACTCCCGCACCCGGAGCCGGCCCTGACGACCTGTGCGTGACCGCCGGTCGCGGCGCGTACAACTTCCTTACCTACCAGCCGGCCAGCCGCTTCTGGGAGTTCCAGTCCATCGAGACCGGGATCTTCCTGGCCCTGACGGCGGCGCTGCTCTACTTCACCATCCGGAGGCTGCGCCGCGTCGCCTGAGAGGCGGCCAGCATCGGGCAGGCGTTCGGCCGTCCTGGGTGGAGTGGACTGATCGCCGCATCAGGCGTAAGACTGCCCGCATGCCACCGAGGACCACGCCGACCGCCCGTCAGCAGCGGGTTGGCATCGAACTGCGCAAGATGCGGGACGCCGCAGGGAAGACCGCGGCCGAGGCCGCCGCGACCATCGGGCTGGACCGCACGAAGATCACGCACATCGAGAAGGGCCTGTACCCGGTCACGGCGGAACGGGTGCGGACGCCGGCCAGCCTGTACGAGGAGGGCGACTCCGAGTTCGTGGAGGCGCTGGTGGCCATGGCGGTCGAGCGGGGGACGGGGTGGTGGGAGCGGTATCGGGGGTTGCTGCCGGTGGGGCTCCTGGAGATCTCGGAACTGGAGTCGACGGCCAAGCGGTGCATTCGAACCTTCCAGATCTGCAACGTCCCCGGTCTCGCGTGAACCCGAGCGGACCGCGCGGGGAGGAAGTTGGAAAGCGTGTTGAGACAACCCCTCACGAGTCCGAATCCCGTGTCCTCCGCCAGTCCAGAGGGCAGGACCGTGTCAGCGGTCCTGCCCTGCGGAAGCCTTCTGCCCGCACGAGGTCAGTGCTTCAACCCGAGAATCAGCCGGACGGAGTCCTCCACGCGGTGCAGCTCCCCCGGGGCCAGCAGCCCCAGCTTCCTCCGCAACCGCGCCTTCGCCACGGTATGAAGGTCTGCGCAGTTCACGTACGACTCGTCGTACTTCGTCAAACCCGCGTCAGGCCCGATCGGGACATGCGTGACCTGCGGACCAGAGGTGCCGGTGATCAGCGCGACCGTGACTGAGGCGAGCGGTTCGGCGATCCGGTTGACGGTGAGGACGACTACTGGATGTGGCCCTACTGGCTGAGGCAGCGCGCACACCCACACTTCGCCGCGCAGCGCCGTGCCAGGGCTTACCACTGCATCTCGTCTGCGGCAGCGAGTTCCGCCTCACTCGGCTGGGCCACGCCATCAGGCAGGGGTGCCGGCTGCTCTCGGTAGAAGGCACGGATCTCCTGGGCGGCCCCCACCTCCGCCGCTTCCCGTGCGAGGAGCCGCAGTCCTTCGCGAAGAGCATCGGAGGTCGAGCCGAGGTGCAACGTCCGCATCACCTCCTCCAGGGCCTGCATCTCATCGCTGCGGAGCCGGACCTGTGCCAGCCGACTGGGCCCGAGCGCGGCCGTACCCGGCTTCCGCTTGGGTGTCTTCGCGTTGGGTGTCTTCGCGGGAGCCTTCTTGGCTGGCTTCTTGGCCGGCTTCTTGCTGGACGCTGCTGCGGTGTCCACGCCTCCTCCACTCTGTCGTACAACTGTCATACAGCCAGTGTGGCCTCGCGCCCTCCGACCGTCAAGGAACAGCCGGACCAGCAGGTCATGAGCATCCTCCCCATCACCACCCCACCACCCCGAACCGGTCGATGAAGCGTCCCGTGCCCGCGTCCGGGCCCTCGGTGGCGAGGGTGACGATCGCGTCGGTGCCCTCGGTCACCGTCTGGGGGCCGCGGTGGGCGTTGAGGTCGGTGGCGGTGTAGCCGGGGTCGGCGGCGTTGACGCGGATGCCGGGTAGGGCCTTGGCGTACTGGGTGGTCAGCATGGTGACGGCGGCTTTGGACGCGGTGTAGAGCGGTGCGGCGATCGTCGACTCGACGCGGTCGGGGTCGTGGGTCAGGGTGAAGGAGCCCATGCCGCTGCTGACGTTGATCACGGCCGGTGCCGGTGACTTCCGGAGCAGCGGCAGGAACGCGCTGGTCATGCGGACGATGCTCACGACGTTCGTGTCGAACACCGCTGCGGCGTCGCTGCCGGTCAGTTCCTCGGCGGCGACCGCGCGGCCGATGATTCCGGCGTTGTTGATGAGCGTGTCGATGTGGCCTTCGTGCGCTTGGACGTCGGCGACGGACGCCGCGACGGACGCGTCGTCGGTCACGTCGAGCTGGACGAAGCGGATACCGAGGGCGTCGGCGGCGGCCCGGCCGCGCTCGGGGTCGCGGGCGCCGAGGATGACGGTCTGGCCGAGCTCGGTGAGCCGGCGGGCGGTCTCGTATCCGAGACCCTTGTTCGCTCCGGTGATCAGTGTGATGGTCATGAATCCAGCATCGGCGGGCGCGCGCGGGTCATCCAGGGAAAGGCCTTCGGTAGGACAAGCAGTACCACCCTCGCGGGCCGAGCTCAGCGGAGAATGGACGCATGACGACTGACGAGACGAACCTCGGGGCGACCATCCGGGCGTGGCGCGACCGGCTGACCCCGGCAGCGGTCGGCCTGCCGTCGGGGCGGGTGCGCCGTGCGGCAGGCCTGCGACGTGAGGAGCTCGCCGAGCTGGCCGGGGTGTCCGTCGACTACGTCGTGCGTCTGGAGCAGGGTCGGGCGACGACACCGTCGCCGCAGGTCGCCGGTGCGCTCGCCCGCGCGTTGCAGCTGAGCCGCGAGGAACGCGACCACCTGTACCGGCTCGCCGGCCTCCAGCCGCCGGGCGACGGGCTGATCAGCGATCACATCCCGCCCGGCATGCAGCGCGTCCTCACCCGGCTCGGCGACGCGCCGGTCGCCGTGTTCGCCGCGGACTGGCGGCTGGTGTGGTGGAACCGGAGCTGGGCTGCTGTCCTCGGTGACCCGTCCGCCGTCCCGCCGGAGGCGCGCAGCCTGGTCCGGTCCCGGTTCCCCACTCCCGGGGACCAAGGTGGCCTCGCCGGCTGGCCGGTGGTCTCCGCGAACAGTGACGCATCGGATCGGGCGATCGTCGCCGATCTGCGCGGCGCCTCCGCCCGCTACCCGGAGGACCCGCGACTGGCCGAGACCATCCGCCGAACCCTCGACGGCAACCCGCGCTTCGCGCAACTGTGGCGCGACGGAGCCGTCGGCCGCCGCGCCGAGGACCGCAAGACGATCCAGCACCCGACCGTCGGCTCGATCACCGTCGACTGCGACGTGCTCGCCGACGCGGACACCGGCCTGAAGATCGTGATCCACACCGCGAGCCCGGGCAGTGAGGACGAGACCAAACTCGACCTCGCCCGCGTCGCCGGAGTCCTCACCGCCCGCTGAGCGAGGTCAGCGGACGGGAAAATGTGTGGCCCGCCACCGGCCGGTCCGGCGAGACTGGCCCGATGATCGCCATGGCGCCCCAAGGGCCGGTCGAGGTTCCACGGATCGTCACCGAACTCGCCGCCGGGCGGCCGGTGCAGGCCGTGTGGCAGAACGAGCTCGGCGGCCTGACCTTTCAGATCGGCCTGGAGGCGCGGCAGTTCGTGAAGTGGACGCCGCCCGACAGCGGTGTCGACCTGTCGGCCGAGGTGGTGCGGCTGCGCTGGGCGGCGCGGTTCACCGTGGTACCACCCGTACTTGACGAGGGCGCGGACGAGACGGGGTCCTGGATCGTCACGGCCGGCCTGCCCGGACGCATGGCGGTGGACGACCACTGGAAGCGCGACCCCGACACGGCGGTGCGCGCGATCGGCGCCGGGCTGCGCGCACTGCACGAGGCACTGCCGGTCGCGGACTGCCCGTTCGACTGGTCGGCCGAACGGCGCCTGGAGGGCGTTCGATCACGAGCGGCGGCGGGCCGGACCAACCCGGCGGACTGGCATCCGGACCTCCAGCATTTCGGCACCGTCGAGCGCGCGCTCGGCGTGCTCGACGACACTCCCCCGATCGACAAGCTCGTTGTCTGCCATGGCGACGCCTGCGCTCCCAACACCCTGGTCGGCGACGACGGCAGGTGCACCGGACACGTCGACCTCGGCGCACTCGGTGTCGCCGACCGCTGGGCCGACCTCGCCATCGCCACCTGGAGCACGCAGTGGAACTACGGCCCGGGTTGGGAGGAGCCACTGCTCGAGGCCTACGGAATCGAGCGCGACCCGGAGCGGATCAGCTACTACCGGCTGCTCTGGGACCTGTCGGACTGACCAGCTGAGCCGAAACCCAACGGCCCGAACAGCAGCACCCAGTTGCCCGGCAGGTGCGCGGTCGCGGAGGTGAGGTAGAAGCGGAGGACGGTCCACTCGTCGGACCGGGCGGCCGACCCCTCCTCCAGCACGGCTTCCAGGCACTCGTCGATGCACTCCGCGAACTCGTCCTCCTCGAACCCCAGCCGCTCATAGGCCTGTTGGACGTCCGGCGGCAGGTCGGACTCGTCGTCCCAGTCGCTGACCGCGTCCAGCAGGTAGAGCAGGTGGCTGTCCGGTTCGGGCAGCTCGGCGCGGAGCCCTGCGGTCGTGAACTCCCGGTCCGCATCGTCCGCGACCAGTTCCGAGTACTCGACCGCCTCGCTGACGAGGTCCGCCCAGTAGGCCTCGTCGTGCCGGCCGTCGACCTGCCGCAGGTGCTTGGCGGCGAAGGCCGCCATCGCGTCCGGGTCGGCTATCAGCGGCGAGACGACCAGGTCGCTCCTGAAGTCGAAGCCGAAGTAGTAGCGGTGCCCGTCGAGGGTGAGCGACTCGATGCCGGCCACGTGGCCGACCCGTCCGGGCAGCGGGGCGTGGTGCTCGGTGAGTTCCTGTTCCATGGGGTCGACCGTACCGGCGACCACTGACGACGGCTCAGCGGGCGTCACGCGCTTGGCCGGGCGATCCGGATCCACGGGTCGGCGAAGGTCGAGTTGTCGATGACGAGGTCCACCAGCGGGACGGGGTCGGCCTCTTGGAGGTAGATGCGCTCGGCGACCAGATAGCGGTTGCGGTGCAGCGACTCGGCCTCGGAGCCGGCCCAGTCCCCGTCGCGGGCCGCGCCCCGCTGGACCGACAGCTCCGCGTCCACCTGGAGCCAGATGCGGAAGTCCCAGTAACCGTTGATCTCCGGCCGGAAGGCGAAGACGCCGTCCACGATCAGCACCGCGTCCGGGGCGACCGGTGTCGTCTCGGTGGCGTGGCTGCGCTGGGTCAGCGGATCGATGCTGCACAGAGCGACCGCGGTCTCGTTCGTCGTGCGGAAGGGATCGAGCAACAACCGCCGGACCGCTTCGTAGTCGTAGGCGTTGCGGTAGTAGCCCTCGCCCGACTCGCGGTCGTAGAGGTGCCGGTCCTTCCACGGCTGCTTGAAGTCGTCCAGCGTCGCCCGCAGGACCGGTCGCCCGGCGGCACTGATCCGCTCGGCGAGTTCATGGCCGAAGCTGGTCTTGCCGGCGGCGGTGAACCCGTCGATTCCGACCAACAGCCGCCCCTGGCCCAGGTCCTGGACTCGTCGCGCTATCGAGTCCAGCAGGGCACCGCGTTGCGGCGAGGCCTCGGAAGGCACGGGCTGTCGCCAGGTTGAAGCCGAATGGCGCACGTCCGCCCGTAGAGGTCCCATGCCGCCAATCTACCCAGCCGAGGGCGGCAGGTTCAGGCCTCCCC is a genomic window of Kitasatospora azatica KCTC 9699 containing:
- a CDS encoding type II toxin-antitoxin system PemK/MazF family toxin; protein product: MVSPGTALRGEVWVCALPQPVGPHPVVVLTVNRIAEPLASVTVALITGTSGPQVTHVPIGPDAGLTKYDESYVNCADLHTVAKARLRRKLGLLAPGELHRVEDSVRLILGLKH
- a CDS encoding SDR family NAD(P)-dependent oxidoreductase — encoded protein: MTITLITGANKGLGYETARRLTELGQTVILGARDPERGRAAADALGIRFVQLDVTDDASVAASVADVQAHEGHIDTLINNAGIIGRAVAAEELTGSDAAAVFDTNVVSIVRMTSAFLPLLRKSPAPAVINVSSGMGSFTLTHDPDRVESTIAAPLYTASKAAVTMLTTQYAKALPGIRVNAADPGYTATDLNAHRGPQTVTEGTDAIVTLATEGPDAGTGRFIDRFGVVGW
- a CDS encoding helix-turn-helix transcriptional regulator, whose protein sequence is MTTDETNLGATIRAWRDRLTPAAVGLPSGRVRRAAGLRREELAELAGVSVDYVVRLEQGRATTPSPQVAGALARALQLSREERDHLYRLAGLQPPGDGLISDHIPPGMQRVLTRLGDAPVAVFAADWRLVWWNRSWAAVLGDPSAVPPEARSLVRSRFPTPGDQGGLAGWPVVSANSDASDRAIVADLRGASARYPEDPRLAETIRRTLDGNPRFAQLWRDGAVGRRAEDRKTIQHPTVGSITVDCDVLADADTGLKIVIHTASPGSEDETKLDLARVAGVLTAR
- a CDS encoding aminoglycoside 3'-phosphotransferase translates to MIAMAPQGPVEVPRIVTELAAGRPVQAVWQNELGGLTFQIGLEARQFVKWTPPDSGVDLSAEVVRLRWAARFTVVPPVLDEGADETGSWIVTAGLPGRMAVDDHWKRDPDTAVRAIGAGLRALHEALPVADCPFDWSAERRLEGVRSRAAAGRTNPADWHPDLQHFGTVERALGVLDDTPPIDKLVVCHGDACAPNTLVGDDGRCTGHVDLGALGVADRWADLAIATWSTQWNYGPGWEEPLLEAYGIERDPERISYYRLLWDLSD
- a CDS encoding nucleoside/nucleotide kinase family protein, with product MPSEASPQRGALLDSIARRVQDLGQGRLLVGIDGFTAAGKTSFGHELAERISAAGRPVLRATLDDFKQPWKDRHLYDRESGEGYYRNAYDYEAVRRLLLDPFRTTNETAVALCSIDPLTQRSHATETTPVAPDAVLIVDGVFAFRPEINGYWDFRIWLQVDAELSVQRGAARDGDWAGSEAESLHRNRYLVAERIYLQEADPVPLVDLVIDNSTFADPWIRIARPSA